GTGCACACTCGTCCATAAAAGCTATGGCTAAAGTGGTCGATGTTGATGTACTATTAGTCGATACAGAAGACCGTTTAAAAGGGACTGCATTACAGCAAACTATGGATGGTTTGACAGTACACCAGAAGGAACGTTTGTTTGCAGTAGTGGCTACAGGAGGAACGACTAATGCAGGTATTATTGATGATTTAGAAGGGATTGCAGCGATTTGCGAGGCAGAACACTTATGGTTGCACGTAGATGCAGCTTATGGTGGAGGGGCATTAGCAGCAGACTCAGTCAGACACTTATTTAAGGGTATTGAAAAAGCAGATAGTATTACTATCGATCCGCACAAATGGATGTTCTCTCCTTACGATTGTGGTGCTGTAATTTACAAACAACCCGAATTGGCTAAAAAAGCGCACGCGCAAGAAGGCTCCTACTTAGATATTTTTAAAGATGAAGGGGCTCATGGTTTTAATCCAACAGATTACCAAATACAATTAACACGTCGTGTACGTGGTTTACCTTTATGGTTTAGCTTAGCTACACATGGTACGGATAGATATAAGCAAGCGGTAGAAAGAGGTTTGGAACTAGCAACCATTGCAGGACGGTTAATAAAAGAGATGGATCATGTCGAGTTGGTTAGAGCCCCAAGTTTATCATGTGTATTATACAGACGTAAAGGATGGTCGCCAGACGAGTACAGAGACTGGACATTTGCTAATCACGACAAAGGGTTTGCATTAGTAACACCAACCAAATGGAAAACAGGAGATAGTTTTGAGACTGTATCACGATTTTGTTTTATAAACCCCGATACTACAGAGCAGGATATTAAAGCTATTTTGGAGTCTATGGAATAGTGATTACAACTAATTTAAATAGGAATTATTTAAAATAGGAGACGGATTATTGCATTCGAAAAAATCCATTTGAGCGTACTTGGCGTATATTAATTGGATTTTAATTAATATTAGTATGAAGCAATTATTTACTCTTTCAATTTTTCTTATTTCATTTTCAATTTTTTCTCAAACTAAAAACCTTTTAGTTTTTCATGAAACCAATGGTTATAGACATACGCAAGCTATAGAGGCTGGTATTCCTATGTTTCAAGAATTTGCTTCTGATAATGGGTTTACAGTTATAGATTCTCAGGATTCTAGTGTGTTTTCAGAGCCTGATTTTTCAACTAATTATGATGCGGTAGTCTTTTTAAATACTTCAGGAAATGATTTATTAACTGATGAAGAAAAAGTGGGTTTAGAAAACTTTATAGCTAGTGGAAAGGGATTTGTAGGTATTCATGCAGCGACGGATACGTATATAGATGGCAGTTGGGATTTTTATAATCAACTTGTTGGTGGTATTGTACAAACAGGTCCAAATCATACCAGTAATAATTATAATGCCGACATGACGGTTTTAGCAAGTCATGAGATTATCGATTTTTTAGGTCCAGTCGGAACGGTTTGGAATAAAAATGAAGAATATTATTATTGGGAATTGAATGGAGGACAATTAAGTACCGATAATACAGTATTGTTAGAGGTTGAGCAAACGGGAAGTAATAGTTATGATTTAGCTAGGCCAATAACGTGGTATAAAGAGGCAATAACTTATGATGATAATGGTGTCAGTACTAATTTATCAGGAATACGATCTTTTTATACTGCCTTGGGACATTTTGGAAATAATTATTCTGATAATAGTAATTTTAGAGAGATGTTAGAAAATGCTACGTTGTGGGCTTTGGGAGAAAACACATTGAGTATTGAAGACAGGAGTAAACCACTATTTAAAATCGCTCCAAATCCAGTACAATCGCAAACGTCTATCTATTTTGAAAATGCAACAGGAGCTGTTGGTATTAAATTATATAATATTTTAGGAAAAGAAGTGCTTTCAAAAACCATACAACCATTACAGTTTAATGGCAGTGGTTATAGCTTGGATTTGTCAAGTTTTGATGCCGGGATTTATCTTCTGAAAATGACAACACAAACCGCTCAAAAAAGTATAAAACTGGTCAAAATTTAATTTTTTGTTAGTTGTTTTTTTTTGTTGAAAAAAATGAATAAAAATTTGTGTTTAGAATTAGTAATTTTCAAAGCAATTAGTATTTTTGTGCATGCAACACGACAAAGTACTTATTTTAGATTTCGGATCGCAATACACACAACTAATTGCGCGCAGAGTTAGAGAGCTTAACATCTATTCCGAAATACACCCATTTAATAAACCACCAAAAAACGTAGACGATTACAAGGCAGTAATACTTTCTGGTAGTCCAATGTCTGTAAGATCGGAAGATGCTTTTCATCCTGACTTATCAGAGATTAGAGGCAAAAAGCCAATGCTAGCGGTCTGTTATGGTGCACAATATTTAGCACATTTTTCTGGAGGTGAAGTGGCCGAATCAAACACACGTGAATACGGACGTGCCAATTTGAGTTTTGTGGAAGAGGATACCTTTTTCAAAAACATATCAGTAGGAAGTCAGGTGTGGATGAGTCATAGTGATACAATTAAAAATTTACCAACAAATGGTAAATTATTAGCCAGAACACATGATGTGAAAAATGCAGCTTTTAAAATTGAAGGAGAATCAACTTACGCTATTCAATTTCATCCAGAAGTATACCACTCTAAAGATGGTAAACAATTATTAGAAAACTTTTTAGTAGCTATAGCAAATGTAAATCCAGATTGGACACCAAATGCATTTGTACAAGAAACGGTTGACGACTTACAAGCAAAACTAGGAGACGATAAAGTTGTTCTAGGATTATCAGGAGGAGTAGACTCGTCAGTAGCAGCCATGTTACTGCACAAAGCAATAGGTAAAAACCTTTATTGCATATTTGTAAATAACGGCTTATTACGTAAAAACGAATTCACGGAAGTATTAGAACAATACAAAGGGATGGGCTTAAATGTAAAAGGGGTTGACGCTTCGGCACGCTTTTTGGATGCCTTAGCAGGACTGAGCGATCCAGAAAAAAAGCGTAAAGCTATTGGTAATGCCTTTATCGAAGTGTTTGATCAAGAAGCAAATCTAATCGAAGATGTAAAATGGTTAGCACAAGGGACTATTTATCCAGATGTGATAGAAAGTGTAAGTGCAACAGGAGGACCAAGTGCAACAATAAAAAGTCATCATAATGTAGGTGGATTGCCCGACTACATGAAATTAAAAATTGTAGAGCCACTTCGCGCTTTGTTCAAGGACGAAGTAAGACGTGTCGGTGCAAGTATGGGTATGGATAAAGACCTTTTAGGACGTCATCCATTTCCAGGTCCAGGTTTAGCGATTCGGATTTTAGGAGACATCACAGCAGAGAAAGTGCAAATTTTACAAGATGTAGATGCCGTGTTTATTAACGGATTACGCGACGCAGGATTATACGATAAAGTATGGCAAGCAGGTGCTATTTTACTACCAGTAAATAGTGTAGGAGTGATGGGAGATGAGCGTACTTACGAAAAATGTGTCGCATTAAGAGCTGTAGAAAGTACCGATGGTATGACGGCGGACTGGGTAAATTTACCATACGAGTTTTTACAAAAAACAAGTAACGATATAATAAACAAAGTAAAAGGCGTTAATAGAGTAGTGTACGACATTAGTAGTAAGCCACCGGCAACTATAGAATGGGAATAATAAATTTCTTTGTAAAAAGGAATCTTATTTAATTAATAAAGTAGTGGAGTTTGGGCGTTACCACAAGGGGCGCGTCTTCCATTATATCTTTTTTTTGCCATATATGGCAGCAAAAAAAAGGATGCCACTACAACCGCTAACGCAGTTTGAAACGTATAAATAACATATGAAAAAATTAATATATATCTTTAGTCTAGTCGCTTTGTTCGGCTGTATTTCCGCGAAAGCGCAAAATTACAAGACACACAAAGTACAAGTTGGAGAAACAATAGAGCAGATTGCCACTAAATATAGTGTTACAAAATCACAGATTTATGCTTTAAATCCAGATGCTAGAAAGGATATTAAACCTAATTCTGTTTTAATAATTCCAAACGATTCAGTAGTGCCTAACAGACCTTCTGTTTCTGAAGTTAAAACTTTAGAAGGGTTTAAAAAGCATAAAGTAAAGCGTAAGGAGACATTATATAGTTTAGCTAAAGAATATAATGTAGAGCAAGAGGATATTAAAAAACATAATCCAGATTTATACGCTAATAACCTACGTAAGGGAGACAAAATTAAAATTCCTATTTATAAAGTAACCAAGGAAGTCGTCGAGGCAGAAGGAGTGACAACGTCTTACACCGTTAAACCTAAAGAAGGTAAATGGCGAATTGCGTATCAATACGGAATTACTGTTCAACAATTAGAAGCTTTAAATCCTGATATGGAAGAGGTATTACAGCCAGGATCAGTGATTACGGTTCCTAATTTAGAAGTAGAAGAGGTTAAGGCTTTTGACGAAAAATATAGTTATTATACGGTTTTAAAATCGGAAGGTTTTTATAGACTAAAAGTAAAAACAGGTTTAACACAAGAACAGTTAGAAAAGTTAAACCCAGACTTGTTGACGATTGGTTTAAAGGAGGGCATGGTTTTAAAAATACCATTTGATGCTAATGTAAGATCGATCAACGAAGGTTCTGGACCTTTAGATGATGTGCGTTTAGAAACATCAGATTTAACATCTCGTAACTTAGATATAACAACTAAGCATATTGCAATTATGTTGCCTTTTAAATTAAATAAAATGGCTTCGGACTCAGTAAGTGATAATAAAAAGTTTATTACCGATGATCCTTATGCAAGTATATCATTGGATTTTTATTCTGGGGTTAAAATTGCTTTAGATAGCTTATCAACTTTGGGAGTTAATTTAAAAGTAGATGTGTACGATACAGAAAATAGAGAAAGTCAAGTGACGTCTTTGGTGCAATCAATTGCTTTTGATAGTGTACAAGCAGTTATTGGTCCGATAATGCCAAAATTATTTGATGTCGCATCAGCCTCTTTAAAAAGTAAAAACATTCCTTTAATCTCTCCAATTACTAAAACGGTTAATTTAAGTGGTAATGTCTTTCAGTCTAGACCATCAGAAGAATTAATGGAATCGACTTTACTTAATTATTTTAAAGCAGATAGTACCGCACATTTTATTATCGTGTCTGACATGAAAAATAAAGAGAAAGCGGAAACGCTTAAAAAAATATTTCCGAAAGCGTCTATAGTAATGTCTAGAAAAGTTAAAAAGACAGGTGCAGATTCTTACTATATTTTGGACAGTGATATGGTTAGCGTTTTAAAAAGTGGTAAAAACGTGGTGTTTTTAGAAACCGCTAATCCAGGTTTTGTCTCTAACGTGTCTAGTATTTTAAATTCTAAAATAAAGCCAAGTATAGAGATTGTTTTAACCACGACAAACAAAAATAAAGCGTTTGAAGATGATGAGGTTAGAAACACACATTTGTCTAACTTAAGCTTTACTTATGCATCTATTAACAAGACTTTTAGTGAAAATGATGACAATAGTTTTACAAAGCGTTATAAAACGTTGTATAATGAAACGCCAAACGACTATGCCGTTAGAGGATTTGATTTAACAATGGATGTTGTGTTAAGATTAGTAACATCAGAAGATTTATATTTATCTGTAAACGAGGCACCATTAACTACTTATGTTGAAAATAAATTTGCATACAAAAAGAAATTGTTCGGAGGGTATTTTAACAATACAGTGTATTTGGTTAAATATCAAGACTTAAAAGTAGTCGAGATAGAACAATAATAGACCATAGGTTAACGTTTTTAAGGTGTATGCTAAAGTATCTATTTATGTTCGCTGGGTTTTTCTTATTGCAAAGCGATGCGATGGAAGAATTAGAATGGAATGCGAATTATAAATTATCATGGAGCGATTTTAAGGGACAGCCTAATCCAGATACAGATGCAGTTGCGGTAACAGCATCAGGTATTACTTTTAGTTACTCATTACAACGACGAAATAAAAAAATAGAAGGCTTTAAAACTGTAGTTAAAGCCTTTTTTTATCCAGAACATTCATGGTGTAAGTCAGAAAAAGTCGATACGCATGTTTTGGGACATGAGCAGCTTCATTTTGATATTACCGAGTTACACGCTAGAATATTTAGAGCACGTATAACAAAGGTGGTGCTTAACGATAGTTTACCTCAAATATTTCAAGAGATGCATGATACTATTGATCTTGAATTAGCCGATATGCAGCATAATTACGATAGTGAAAGTGCGTATTCTATTAATGTTGAAGGACAAAAAAAATGGAAAGATAGTGTTGCTATCCGCCTAAAAGCGCTTGATAAATTTAAATCCAAAGGATAATTTTGCTACAACCAGATAAAGAGTTTCTAATTAAATTGGCACATACTAAGATGCCATTCGGAAAATATAAGGACCGTTTTTTAATAGATTTACCAGAATATTACGTGGTTTGGTATCATAACAAAGGTTTCCCAAAAGGAAAATTAGGAGAGATGCTAGATACTATTTATACCGTTAAACTTAATGGGTTGGAAGATTTAATTAGAAATATTAAGAAACAGTACCCGAAACCTAGGTAGGATTAGTTTTGTTGATTTTTATTTGGTACGTAGAACTTATGTTTTTTTGTTCTTAAATTGGTAAACCTTAAAGAAAAGGAAGACTTTGTAAATATATTTATTGTTGATATTTTTTTTAATACATTAAGTTCATAAGGTTTTCTGTTTCGTTTATTTTGTTTTTTAAATTGAGGTTTATTAATAGTTCAAAATAATCAATAAATGGATCCATATTATTTTCTTTTACTTTGGTTTTCATATGTGTAAATTCATTTCGGATTTTATTCAATTCAAGTAATCTATTTACATTAAGTTCATATTCTTTATGGTTCTTTATATTTTTGATTTTTGGAATAATAGTTTGTAGTTTACTCTTCAAGTTCCAGGTTCTTTCAATGATTTCTTTTCCGACTATTTCCTTTTTTTTGTTTTCTATCGTAAATGATTCTGGTATCAATTCGTTAATATAGCACTCCACTGCCGAGATTAAAGCTGTAATTGTGCTAACCTTGTACATTATGAAAGTATGATATGTTTCATCTTTAACAATGTTTATTTTTGAATCGGATTCGGGTGACTGTTGTAAAACCATATCAATACATTTAGGGAAATGATTTAATATATCTGTAACTCGTTTTTCGAATTCATAAGCTTGACCTATAAATAAACTTGAGGGTTTAGGTATTTTTTCTGCATAGAATTTATTGTTATGAAATATCGGTACGATATAAGAAACTTTTGAAGTTTCTTGATTAATCATTATTAACGTATTTCCTTTCTTAGCATTCTTCTTTTTACTTAAATCAAATGTTTTTTTTTCATTTGTTGAATTATTAACACTTTTCAATGCAGATTCTGAAAGTTTATACTCTAATGGTTTTGTTTTCATTTGTTTGCTAGCTTATCTAATAAAAATGGTTCTATTAATCTCCAAACGAAGTTAACCCAAATAAACAAGAAAGTCAAGGTTGTCATTGGCTTGATAGAGTATTCCAAATTCTTCCAAAAATAAAACAGTAAACAGGATTAGTTTCAACTAAAAATTATAAATTTGCAAGCGTTTAACAACGCAACATGACATCAGAAACTAAGTACATATTTGTAACGGGAGGAGTAACCTCTTCTCTAGGAAAAGGAATTATAGCAGCATCTCTTGCTAAGCTACTTCAAGCTCAAGGTTACAGAACCACAATCCAGAAATTAGACCCTTATATTAACGTAGATCCAGGGACATTAAATCCATACGAACATGGCGAATGCTATGTGACTGACGATGGTGCAGAAACAGATTTAGATCTTGGACATTATGAGCGTTTTTTAAACGTACCAACTAGTCAAGCTAATAACGTGACGACTGGACGTATCTACCAAAGTGTAATACAAAAGGAACGTAGAGGTGAGTTTTTAGGAAAAACGGTACAAGTTATTCCACATATTACTGACGAAATTAAACACAGAATCCAAATTTTAGGTAATTCTGGTGATTACGATATCGTAATTACTGAAATTGGTGGAACTGTGGGAGATATTGAGTCTTTACCATACATAGAAGCAGTAAGACAACTTAAATGGGATTTAGGGGATAATAACGCATTAGTGATTCACTTAACGTTAATTCCATATTTAACAGCAGCTGGAGAACTTAAAACAAAACCAACCCAACATAGTGTAAAAACATTGATGGAAAGTGGGGTACAGGCAGATATATTAGTGTGTCGTACGGAGCATGAGTTACCATCAGATTTAAAACGTAAACTAGCATTATTCTGTAATGTAAGGGAAGATGCTATCATACAATCTATTGACGCTTCAACAATTTATGATGTGCCAAATATGATGTTAGACGAAGGCTTGGATAAAGTGGTCCTTAAAAAACTTGCTTTAAACAGTGCTGTTCCAGATTTAACTACGTGGAATCAGTTTGTACAACGTCATAAAAATCCAAAATCTGAAATTACGATTGGATTAATTGGTAAATATGTCGAGTTACAAGATTCTTATAAATCAATTTTAGAGGCATTTATTCATGCAGGTGCAGAAAATGAAGTGAAGGTAAATGTAGAGTCTGTACATTCTGAATATTTGAATGCCGATAATATTAAAATGAAATTATCGCATTTAGATGGGGTTTTAGTAGCGCCAGGTTTTGGAGAGCGTGGTATTGAAGGTAAAATAACAGCGATTAAATATGTGCGTGAAAATAACATTCCGTTTTTAGGAATTTGTTTAGGAATGCAAATGGCGGTTATTGAGTTTTGTCGTAACGTGATTGGATTAGCAGATGCTAACTCTACAGAGATGGATCCTGAGACTACAAATCCGGTAATTGATATCATGGAAGACCAGAAAAACATTACGGATATGGGAGGTACAATGCGTCTAGGTGCTTGGGATTGTCATATCGAAAAAGACTCGATTGCCTATAAGGTTTATAACACACAAGATATTAAAGAACGTCACAGACATAGATACGAGTTTAATGGTACTTATAAAGCACAAGTAGAAGCTGCTGGTTTAAAAGCTACCGGATATAATCCAGATACTAAATTAGTCGAAATCATTGAGAATCCTTCTCACCCTTGGTTTGTTGCGGTACAATATCATCCTGAATATAAAAGTACAGTAGCTAATCCACATCCTTTATTCGTAGCATTTGTAAAAGCAGGTTTAAAGCACAGTAAGAAAAAATAAGTGTCAATTTGACACCTATTT
This portion of the Olleya sp. Bg11-27 genome encodes:
- a CDS encoding pyridoxal phosphate-dependent decarboxylase family protein translates to MHKIDLDLVEMTLDVMKYTIDRISKTEDVIGKPQKAETLKALVGETVTDKGIGGETAFNLWKQHLMHANVKIDHPRHLAFVPAAPTRASILFDLVTSASSIHGAYWMEGAGGIFCENEAMKWIVSLTGLPQGAFGVFTSGGTAANLSAIVTAREYWRSLNDDNKNRKGLIITSIGAHSSIKAMAKVVDVDVLLVDTEDRLKGTALQQTMDGLTVHQKERLFAVVATGGTTNAGIIDDLEGIAAICEAEHLWLHVDAAYGGGALAADSVRHLFKGIEKADSITIDPHKWMFSPYDCGAVIYKQPELAKKAHAQEGSYLDIFKDEGAHGFNPTDYQIQLTRRVRGLPLWFSLATHGTDRYKQAVERGLELATIAGRLIKEMDHVELVRAPSLSCVLYRRKGWSPDEYRDWTFANHDKGFALVTPTKWKTGDSFETVSRFCFINPDTTEQDIKAILESME
- a CDS encoding ThuA domain-containing protein — its product is MKQLFTLSIFLISFSIFSQTKNLLVFHETNGYRHTQAIEAGIPMFQEFASDNGFTVIDSQDSSVFSEPDFSTNYDAVVFLNTSGNDLLTDEEKVGLENFIASGKGFVGIHAATDTYIDGSWDFYNQLVGGIVQTGPNHTSNNYNADMTVLASHEIIDFLGPVGTVWNKNEEYYYWELNGGQLSTDNTVLLEVEQTGSNSYDLARPITWYKEAITYDDNGVSTNLSGIRSFYTALGHFGNNYSDNSNFREMLENATLWALGENTLSIEDRSKPLFKIAPNPVQSQTSIYFENATGAVGIKLYNILGKEVLSKTIQPLQFNGSGYSLDLSSFDAGIYLLKMTTQTAQKSIKLVKI
- the guaA gene encoding glutamine-hydrolyzing GMP synthase; this encodes MQHDKVLILDFGSQYTQLIARRVRELNIYSEIHPFNKPPKNVDDYKAVILSGSPMSVRSEDAFHPDLSEIRGKKPMLAVCYGAQYLAHFSGGEVAESNTREYGRANLSFVEEDTFFKNISVGSQVWMSHSDTIKNLPTNGKLLARTHDVKNAAFKIEGESTYAIQFHPEVYHSKDGKQLLENFLVAIANVNPDWTPNAFVQETVDDLQAKLGDDKVVLGLSGGVDSSVAAMLLHKAIGKNLYCIFVNNGLLRKNEFTEVLEQYKGMGLNVKGVDASARFLDALAGLSDPEKKRKAIGNAFIEVFDQEANLIEDVKWLAQGTIYPDVIESVSATGGPSATIKSHHNVGGLPDYMKLKIVEPLRALFKDEVRRVGASMGMDKDLLGRHPFPGPGLAIRILGDITAEKVQILQDVDAVFINGLRDAGLYDKVWQAGAILLPVNSVGVMGDERTYEKCVALRAVESTDGMTADWVNLPYEFLQKTSNDIINKVKGVNRVVYDISSKPPATIEWE
- a CDS encoding LysM peptidoglycan-binding domain-containing protein is translated as MKKLIYIFSLVALFGCISAKAQNYKTHKVQVGETIEQIATKYSVTKSQIYALNPDARKDIKPNSVLIIPNDSVVPNRPSVSEVKTLEGFKKHKVKRKETLYSLAKEYNVEQEDIKKHNPDLYANNLRKGDKIKIPIYKVTKEVVEAEGVTTSYTVKPKEGKWRIAYQYGITVQQLEALNPDMEEVLQPGSVITVPNLEVEEVKAFDEKYSYYTVLKSEGFYRLKVKTGLTQEQLEKLNPDLLTIGLKEGMVLKIPFDANVRSINEGSGPLDDVRLETSDLTSRNLDITTKHIAIMLPFKLNKMASDSVSDNKKFITDDPYASISLDFYSGVKIALDSLSTLGVNLKVDVYDTENRESQVTSLVQSIAFDSVQAVIGPIMPKLFDVASASLKSKNIPLISPITKTVNLSGNVFQSRPSEELMESTLLNYFKADSTAHFIIVSDMKNKEKAETLKKIFPKASIVMSRKVKKTGADSYYILDSDMVSVLKSGKNVVFLETANPGFVSNVSSILNSKIKPSIEIVLTTTNKNKAFEDDEVRNTHLSNLSFTYASINKTFSENDDNSFTKRYKTLYNETPNDYAVRGFDLTMDVVLRLVTSEDLYLSVNEAPLTTYVENKFAYKKKLFGGYFNNTVYLVKYQDLKVVEIEQ
- a CDS encoding DUF3820 family protein, whose translation is MLQPDKEFLIKLAHTKMPFGKYKDRFLIDLPEYYVVWYHNKGFPKGKLGEMLDTIYTVKLNGLEDLIRNIKKQYPKPR
- a CDS encoding CTP synthase, which produces MTSETKYIFVTGGVTSSLGKGIIAASLAKLLQAQGYRTTIQKLDPYINVDPGTLNPYEHGECYVTDDGAETDLDLGHYERFLNVPTSQANNVTTGRIYQSVIQKERRGEFLGKTVQVIPHITDEIKHRIQILGNSGDYDIVITEIGGTVGDIESLPYIEAVRQLKWDLGDNNALVIHLTLIPYLTAAGELKTKPTQHSVKTLMESGVQADILVCRTEHELPSDLKRKLALFCNVREDAIIQSIDASTIYDVPNMMLDEGLDKVVLKKLALNSAVPDLTTWNQFVQRHKNPKSEITIGLIGKYVELQDSYKSILEAFIHAGAENEVKVNVESVHSEYLNADNIKMKLSHLDGVLVAPGFGERGIEGKITAIKYVRENNIPFLGICLGMQMAVIEFCRNVIGLADANSTEMDPETTNPVIDIMEDQKNITDMGGTMRLGAWDCHIEKDSIAYKVYNTQDIKERHRHRYEFNGTYKAQVEAAGLKATGYNPDTKLVEIIENPSHPWFVAVQYHPEYKSTVANPHPLFVAFVKAGLKHSKKK